GCTCGAAGAAAAAATCACCGAGGAATTCGGAGTTACCGCTGCGCTGATAACCGACATCGGACCCGTCATCGGCGCACATTCCGGTCCCGGCACGCTGGCCGTATTCTTCCTCGGCATACATAAATAGGCGAAACCGCTCAAATCCGCTTCCTTTCGGAAGCGGATTTGTTCAATAATTATTCGTATTCGGTTAAACGCCTTCCGGCCGGAAGGCGTTTAACTGTTATTCACTCATATCAAGCGTCTTGCCCTTCGCCTTCAACCGCGCGAGAGCGCGGGCGAGGCGGGCCTGCGCCTGCTTGTACTCCTCCTCGGTCTTGCGGTGGAGGATCGCTTCACGGGCCGCTTCCCGACTGCGCTCGGCGCGTTTCGCGTCGATCTCGTCCGGACGCTCGGCGGTCGACGTCAGAACGAGCACGTCCTTTCTGTCGACGCGCAGGATGCCGTCGGAAACGTAGACCATTTCGGCAGTCCCGTCAGGCAGAGTGTACTTCATCACACCCGGCACCACGGCGGCAACTATCGGCGCGTGTCCCGCAAGGATACCGTACTGCCCGTCCTCGAGCTGAATGCGGAGCGACGCGCATTCGCCCTCGAAAAACGGCCTGTCTGCCGCAAGGATGCGAAGGTTGAAGGTGTTCATCTTCCGTTCTCCTCCAGGCGTTTCGCCTTGGCAAGCACGTCTTCGGCGGTGCCGACGTTATAGAACGCCTCCTCCGGACAGCCATCGAGTTCGCCGGAGATAAGCATATCGAAGCTCTTCAGCGTTTCTTCAAGCGGGATATACATCCCCTGAACGCCGGTGAACCTCTCCGCGACGAACATCGGCTGCGCGAGGAAACGCTGGGCGCGGCGGGCGCGGCTGACGATCCTGCGGTCCGATTCGCCGAGCTCCTCGACGCCGAGGATAGTGATAATATCCTGCAGCTCACGGTATTTCTCCAGAAGTTCCTGCACCGAACGCGCGATGCGGTAATGCTCCTTGCCGACGATCGTCGGATCGAGTATGCGCGAGTTGGATTCCAGCGGATCGACCGCCGGGTATATTCCCTGCTCCGCTACCCTGCGGCTCAAAACGGTGGTCGCGTCGAGGTGCGAGAAGGTCGTCGCGGGCGCCGGATCGGTCAGGTCGTCGGCGGGCACGTAGACCGCCTGCACAGACGTTACCGAGCCGCGCTTCGTTGAGGTTATGCGCTCCTGCAGGGCGCCCATTTCGCTCGCGAGCGTC
This Clostridia bacterium DNA region includes the following protein-coding sequences:
- the atpC gene encoding ATP synthase F1 subunit epsilon, which gives rise to MNTFNLRILAADRPFFEGECASLRIQLEDGQYGILAGHAPIVAAVVPGVMKYTLPDGTAEMVYVSDGILRVDRKDVLVLTSTAERPDEIDAKRAERSREAAREAILHRKTEEEYKQAQARLARALARLKAKGKTLDMSE